In the genome of Epinephelus fuscoguttatus linkage group LG4, E.fuscoguttatus.final_Chr_v1, the window acacacacacccctccgtCTGTGCTTCAAAGCCCAGTCTTAATATTTTAGGTTGTTTTCACGAATCCTCAACTTGTTTCCAATTATTATTCATGAAAGACGCATGGAAATGTAAGCCATAGGTTGTTAGAAATCACGTCTTATAATCGACCCGTTCTGTAGATGAAGCATGTGTTGTGAGCAGAGGAGTGAGCTCTTGAGTGAGTGaggtggctcttaaaagagccgttgtggtttgtgaagcagcagcagagagtttAAGCTCTCTCTCCGCGGATGCGACGGGCCAGCTGGATGTCTTTGGGCATGATGGTGACTCTCTTGGCGTGGATGGCGCACAGGTTGGTGTCCTCAAACAGGCCCACCAGGTAAGCCTCACTGGACTCCTGCAGAGCCATGACAGCGGAGCTCTGGAAGCGCAGGTCGGTCTTGAAATCCTGAGCGATTTCTCGGACCAGGCGCTGGAAGGGCAGCTTGCGGATCAGCAGCTCGGTGGATTTCTGGTAGCGACGGATCTCTCTCAGAGCCACGGTACCGGGCCTGTAACGGTGAGGCTTCTTCACGCCGCCGGTGGCCGGGGCGCTCTTACGGGCAGCCTTGGTGGCCAGCTGCTTCCTCGGGGCTTTGCCTCCGGTGGATTTACGAGCGGTCTGCTTGGTTCTTGCCATGACTTCTTCTGTCTTTGCTCAGGAGAACGATGGGGTACTGTGAAGTGACTCGCTGCTCTTAAACTGTGGGACCGGCTCTGAGATGGTGACGCTGCTTCAGACCTCCGG includes:
- the LOC125887955 gene encoding histone H3-like; its protein translation is MARTKQTARKSTGGKAPRKQLATKAARKSAPATGGVKKPHRYRPGTVALREIRRYQKSTELLIRKLPFQRLVREIAQDFKTDLRFQSSAVMALQESSEAYLVGLFEDTNLCAIHAKRVTIMPKDIQLARRIRGERA